DNA sequence from the Amphiprion ocellaris isolate individual 3 ecotype Okinawa chromosome 17, ASM2253959v1, whole genome shotgun sequence genome:
GTCACGTCGTTATTTTTACCAGCTAGCAAGGTTTAGCTAACTTTTTGAACGTTTTTCCAACAACTGCTTTTGTGGCATTTAACTATACTGAGCTCAGTTTAAGACTGACACACTTTGTATTTGCTTTTTGGTGTTATATTGGCTTTACTGGTAATATGTCAACCGAGTAATGGCAGGAATTTCAAGGTATTATTTACTATTTGCCATTTACATATTATGTAGTTTTTGCTACACCTGTCATGCTTCACAAGCCATGCTCAACAGATAATGACATTTGTCAATGGGTAATGAGCacaatacattaaaaatgataattaaaacaaacattgtaaacatttatttaatttaattacttACAGTCCCTTGTATTAGCTCCACTTGCTGTTTATTTGGCCCATAACTGTCTGCAACCTGCAAttcttgatttaatttgaaatcaGTTTGTGCTTTAAATATTCTGTACTTGTTGGTTTTTATTGTAATGCACGAAATCACCATTTATTTCTTGCATGTGAAACCCTACCAAGCAATTAAACTGattcagattttaaataattcagtcACCACTGATGCAAGCTAGATGTAGAAAGCCACCAGAcctcataaataaaaatttaaagcaGGCCCACTAAACAGTTACTATcattgtatcttttttttcctgcgaGGGCTGCATTGCACCATGGGAGGAGAATTGTTCATATGAAACCACATGTGGCATATGTTAGATACAGGTTGCCTGATATGTTTTTTTCAAGGCTGGTTCTGATCCAGATTTTTGCGATTATACAGATGTTTGGaacatttgcagcaaaaatgaaaatttggttataaaaaataacagttgCTAATAGCACACAACTTTGTTGAATAGCcttaatttattaatattttacatgtttaattaaaagagaacaTTTCACTGATTATTCTTTGCTATTGATCAAAGGTTATTATTTAATGTGCAACCAATTATATATCATTGTTCAAGATCTCAATGTGTTGATGGCAGATAGAGAAAGCCATTTTTGAACGATTTAGTCTATTGtaaagctgatttaaatagaaaacaatAACATCAATATTaggaaaaatgcagaatattggGACTAATAATTGGCACTCCTTCGTACatgaatgtctttttttcctttattactTTTGAGGCATCTTGTGTTTTCTGCTATATATGTGAAAGTTTGGCATACAAATTTGAAAGTAAATTGATTTCATTAGGCAATCTGACACAGTCACTTATTTTCTATATCTTTCTTCTTTGGACCATGAGAGGCACACTATTATAACCATTTATTCACTTTTGTCAACAGGTCATTGTGTGGTATGAAAACTCCGTATAACGTGGGCTGCTGGTGTTGCCTCAGATTCTTTGATGAGCTGACAGGTGACATAATCCACAAGAGATAACAGAAACCAGAAGAAGCTGTTTCCCCACCATGTCGGCAGACACGGACCCTCCACAACTTGTGAACCCTCCACAGCTCATGAACCCTCCACCTCCTGAGGTGACCAATCCGAGCAAGCCAGGCCGGAGAACCAACCAGTTGAAATACATACAGAATGTAGTGATCAAATCAATGTGGAAGCATCACTACGCCTGGCCTTTTTACCAGCCTGTCGATGCAGTCTCTCTCGGACTACCGGTGAGTAGTTGATGATTTGGTTCTTGAACCAATGTCAAATATTCCCATATTCCAGCCCCTTAAATGAGAagatttgctgttttctctctcatATTACACTGTATAATACATGTTTTGGGGGGTTTGGTCAATCAGGTGCAACAGTATTTTGCAGATTAACTGATAGTGAAAATAATCACTTGTCTTTTTCAgccaaaaacacatgaaacaaatCCTGAAATTAACATGGGTCTTCTGCATTTGTAGAGGCTTTTGCAAACTGCAGTTCTGCTCTTTGAgatctacactactgtttaaagtttggggtcacttagaaatgtccttatttttgaaagaaaagcattttttttcaatgaagataatgttaaattaatcagaaatacagtctagacattgttaatgtggtaaatgactactctggctggaaatggctgatttttaatggaatatctacataggggtacagaggaacatgtCCAGCAACTaacctgtgttctaatggtacattgtgttacctagtcgtgttgaaaggctaaaaaagtgtgagatttcagggaaaacatgaaattgccttggtggccccaaacttttgaattgtagtgtagttttgttttttttttgttttttttacccacTGCAGCAGtaataaatatccatattaaAGGCAGCAGTCTATTAGTTAGATTTGTTTGAGGTgccaaaaaatatattaacatgcaaattaaagTAATGTACAGGTGGTGGATGCCTGAAGAAGCTGATTTTTCTGCACACTATTGTCTATGTTGCCTTGTGGAAAAGCAtctgttttcctcttctttcacTGGAGTAAAACTGCCTCTAAATCTTTAAATTTTCCTCTGTTTTGGCTTTCTTTCATTGCAGCTATTAATGATGTTGTCTAAGATTGGCTAAcaccttttctttgtttcttccaCTGTTTTGGTTTCTTCCTAATTCTCATGCTCTCCCCACTTAAACAGCACAGTGAGTATGGAGGTGTTGGAATGCGGTGCCACACTTTTCATCCGACATTGAGAGCCTGTACTCAAACATGAATAACAATCCGATAATCTGCTTGATTCTGCATTTGTAACATGTCAGTACTTAACCCGTTTAATCCCActggcaacaattgttgccgctcatttttcttttaatttttactctctaaaagtgttgttttggctGTGGACAGGTAATGCAAGTTTTGAAATCAAAGAATAGTTTGTCTCCTCTAAATTGCATCAATGTCATACAACTAGTGTGAATGGTCACATAACTAGGCCTCTTTACTTCCTGCCTGCACCGACGGAAGGAGATGTTTGCCTCAAACTTGTACaagaataatttatttaaataacttAATTAACAGATATAACTGAgatattttgtacatacatttttaaaagggtcTACTACTGATATATAATGAGAATTTTATGCCTGCATGCATCTTTTGATCATAAGAAGAGTAAACGTAAGCATGGCAACATTTGTTGCCGCTAGCATAATATATAGtccaatacatacatacatagtcAATACATAGTCCATCCAATAAACCAGATTTTGTGACCTATGGAGGAACTGCAGCAGACTGCATGAAACAAAGTAAAGCAGACCCTGTTGATTTGTTCCTGCTCATGTATTCTCTAACTCTAAGGGTGCTCACAAGATGATgccatacacaaaacaactattaATTGCTTGAAAGCTTTATGTACACTCATCCTCTGGCCATGATGTTAGTGTTCAGTAAATAGACAATCTAAGCTACTACCacaatgtgaatttattttatttttgtaaactatGGTCAGTTCTTATTTTGTAAGATCAAACACTCTGAGCTCTATggttatttaactgttttatgagaCTGTGAAATGCAGTAATTGCAATGTTGTCAGTTTTAGTTTTCTTCAGCATGCATTGCCATGGCATCTTTATGTATCTTATAAAGTTCTGAACACATTTATAACCATGCCTAGTGATAATATATTACACTTATTAGTGttattcttccttttttttttttttttaaaatgtgtaaataggtcaaactgaagaatttgtgtaaatttagaCTATGCGGTTTCCCACCGGCAACAATTGTTGCTGAGTATAAAACCTACATTTGCACTAACAAAACCAATATGGAATGAAAAAATTATACATATTATGTGTTAGGGAGGTCTATGGAGTAAAATACCTGCACTTATTCTGTAGGGAAAAATTTGGGATTAAACGGGTTAATGACTAGCTAACTAGAAAAAGgttttaattttgatgtttgATAAAGTAATATAATAGGGACTTTATCTTAAATAGTACTTTCTGTAGTTTATTATTAGGGCCATTTACAACTGTTTAGAGTGAGCTCAGAGGATCATCAGAGCAACTGACATTAAATCAAATTTCAGTCTTGTCAACTGAGGTAGTGCAGAAACCAATAAGACATATCTCTAGACCTTAGGTaataatatatatgtgtgtgtgtgtgtgtgagtgtgtgtgtgtatgtgtgtatgtgtgcatggtTAGATACTGTCCATTGTTATTCCAGTTTATTACAACATGAGTTTGTATTTATGTAGTTTTGGCCACAATTTTGTATTTGCCGTCATTGCAGTCACCTACATAATTGCTCTGATCTGGGAGCATTGTGTCATCACTGCAGCAAAGTCAAACAGGGCTGTGATCAGATAAGTAGATTATCAAAACCATTTTGTTTCAACAAGGAAAATACAGGCAAATCAGCTCCATGGGTTTCATATTTAGTGACTGTCAGCAGTTATGGCCAAAaactatcaaaataaaatccaaaatgtaATAAACTCAAACgaagtgtgtgtttgaattCTGCATGAAATAACTTTTCAGGTGTTTATGACAGTATGAGACAACAAAAACCCCAAGATTATATTCTTCTAATACGTTGACTCTTTTTCTTAATTCAGGATTATCATAAGATAATAACCTGTCCTATGGATATGGGAACCATCAAGAAGCGACTGGAGAACAACTACTACTGGAGTGCGAGTGAATGCATGCAAGACTTCAACACCATGTTCACCAACTGCTACATATATAACAAGGTGAGGAGCTTTGTTGTTGCAAGAGTAGACTGCTGTTTGGCCTCAAAAGTACTGCTTCATAGTTTACCCTCTGTCTTCTAGCCTACAGACGACATAGTGCTGATGGCCCTCGCCTTGGAAAAGATTTTCTTGCAAAAAGTTGCCAGCATGCCTCCGAGAGAAGTGGAGATTTTACCGCACGTAGCCAAAGGCAAGACCAAAAAAAGCTGCAATCCAGGTAATTAATTAGCTCATATGATGAGGTAACACAACCAAGGCTATTTCACGTGCACAAATGTTACTGTAGAATTTGAAACTGAACAGAGCATACTTGTGCAGCAAACAAAGGTCACAGATAGGAAGAAGGAAAGTGTCATTGATAAGATGCTCAATATCTTGTAcataatatgatttttttttttaattcttggAAGACGATAGATCTGATTTGGGACATGTGCCTCTACAACAAGGAgattacatttacaaaaaagtcGGAAACTAGTTAACCTGATTACTAAGAAGAAAGATATAAACCATATCAGGCATGTAGAACAGACagacttctttttttggtgCAATTAATAGAGTAACATGATGTTTTATTCAATGAACCGCTGCTTCAGAATTCTCTGTGTGTGGTTTTCTGAGCACGAAATCATGCAGGCCGGCCAGGCTTTGAGTTTTACAGCTGTCTGAGCCTATAATCTATTTAGAGACGAAGGACCTCAGAATCTCCCTTGGTATGAATAGTATGAATATTTTATCAATAGTTCAGAATTTTGCAAGTATGAAAATCATTGTGAGTGTTGCTGTGTTAGTTGGGTGACCCTCttctgtgcttgtttttgtttgaaatgacaCTGCTGAAATGTACTTGACTGTTTTATACGCTGTCTTGTGGTCATTCAGCACAATATGGTAAGAGGAAATCTAAATACTTAAAAGTCTGATGACCGGGTTGAATTTTCTCTCATGTATTTTGATGTGCTTAACAGTCACAATTACTTTGAATGTTTTATCAGAAAGCAAGAGGAGACGTGAAAGTGCAGGCACATCCGTCACTCCTTCTAAAAGCGACTTGGAGGAGGAGTCGCCACAACAGGGAACTGCACAGGGCGGCCCCAGCGAACAGCTCAAGTACTGCAATGACGTCCTGAAGGAAATGCTGTCCAAGAAACATACGGCCTACGCCTGGCCTTTCTACAAGCCCGTAGATGTCAGAGCGCTGGAGTTGCACGATTACCACGACATCATAAAGTACCCCATGGATCTCAGCACCGTTAAAGTGTGTTCACttacatttgcatatttactCATTAGGGGTGCACGGTGGTAGCATCATCATCGGTATCAGCATAtaaaggcattaaaatgaaatattcttcGTCCCACAATGAACACTGACCGACAGATAGAAAAACagtgtacagttttttttccaaaatgttgcataaaaatTTGTATTTCAGCTTTTATGTGCAAATTGAAGTAGTCGTCTTATTTTTGGATAGTGAATGTTAAGACTAAAAAatcattgtattttatgtctgcACCTGCCAAGGAGTTATAATAGTAAGAGTGGGAAGAATATTATGTTAATTCCTCTGCACAGGACAGAGTTGATTTTCTTTCCAgttaaattggaaaaaaatgtgcttctatCAGTATTGACATTGACAGTTTGGTGAAATGAGTTAGAAAACATAATTACAAGGGACATTAGCAGATATTGTGCATCcttattacttttatttaacGTACACTACCAATGAAgtgtttggggtcacccgggcaatttcatgttttccatgaaaattcacacttttatccatgtgctatcataattacacaagggttttctaatcatcaatgagtctttcaacaccattagctaacacaatgtagcattagaacacaggagtgatggttgctggaaatgttcctctgtacccctatggagatattccattaaaaatcagctgtttccagctagaatagtcatttaccacattagcattatctagactgtatttctgattaatgttatcgtcattgaaaaaaaatgctattttaacaataaggacatttctaagtgaccccaaacttttgaacattagtgTGTGTTTACAAACACTCCATCTATAATGGACTCAGTTCTGTTTTACATTTCCAGAAAAAGTTAAATGGAGGAGAATACCAGGACGCACAAGCATTTGCTGCAGATGTGCGGTTAATTTTCTCCAACTGCTACAAATACAACCCTTCAGATCACTGCATTGTCAGCATGGCCAGAAAACTGCAGGTGTGTTGTGAGTGGTTAGATTCAATAAGTAAAGAATTCAATACCCCTCTTTGCGCTTGCTATTTAACTCTGTTCTCCCCTGTCCTTGTGTGTTTGTTCGCTTCAGGGAGTGTTCGAGCAAAGTTTTGCAAAAATGCCAGACGAGAGCGTGGAGTCGATGTCGGCTAAGAGCTCGGGTCTAAGTGGCAGCGATTCCTCCAGTTTGGAGAAATCACAGCTTGCAGAAGAGCCTGCCACTCAACATTATATACTGGAACAACAGGTGGGCTCCTGCACAGATCTCGACATAAAGTGTTGGAAGTAACATAGCAGTTAATCTGTTAAACGTATAAAATGATGCCCTCCAAATGCTGGCATAATCAACATGCGCTACCTGTATAAAGCCCTGTGTATGctggtaaataaaatgaaaatatattatttatatgatGTAGAAATGTCACCAGTCGCCTCATCGGTCCAGTTTTTCTACATGAGAGAATTTTCTGGAGCAGATTTCTGCTTCAACCTGCAGGACTTCTGCCAGGATCTTCTGATAAGATTAGCATAAACACCTCTGCCACCTTATTTTATACCTCTCAAGTGTCCAGCAAAGACAGAGAGATGAAGACAATCAGATGCAGAAGATAAATCTAGTAAAATAATATGCTGAGCAGGCGTAGTGCAAGAGCTTTGTTTTCTCTTACCTCTGCTATATCACACACAGCAGCTACTCTGACTCTCACCTCCTCTTTGGTTTCTTGATATTGCAgcttttgttggcttttttaaaaatgctttagcATTATTAAAAGGCACTGTTTCTGTCCACTCTTTCCAGCTTAAAACTGTTCCCCAACAGCTTGAAGCTCCCGTGAGAAaaccaaagaagaaaaaagacaagtaTGAGAAAGTGAACAGCATGAAAAATTCCAGCTCCAGGTATGATTATGTACATAAATCaagagctttatttttttagtacTTTACTTCCTCTGACACCTACATTGTCTTAATTTCAGGCGGTCGTTGGAGGGAAGCCACACCTGGGATTCGGGCGTTGAATGTTTACCGATGACTTACGACGAAAAGCACCAGCTGAGCCTCGACATTAACCGGCTGCCTGGCATGAAGCTGGCCCGCGTGGTGCACATCATTCAGACACGAGAGCCCTCGATGGGTAATGCCAGCCCGGATGAGATTGAGATTGACTTTGAGATACTGAAGCCGTCCACGCTGCGAGAGCTGGAGCAATATGTCAAGTCTTGTCTGTATAAGAGGTTCAAGAAATTTCAAAGTGAGTACAAAACCCCTCTGCCATCTTCAATTAAATCATTTCACGTGAAGTTGCTAATTACCCAGATAATTTCAATGTCGTCTGCAGCATTTCACTGACAACGgtgcttttttttcatccagAGAAAAGCAGACAAACTGCATCTCAtcacactgacagcagcagttCTTCAGACTCTGCCACCAGCAGCTCCACTGACTCCAGCTCCGAAGAGTGACTCGTAATCACTGcgttgcttttatttattccttttattgtgaccaaactactttttttttcaaagaatgtTGAACATGCTTATTTTTCTACTTGTTCTGTGTTTAATATGTGGAAAATTAAACTCACCTCCTATCGTTTTTGTATTCAGCGCGGCTTCTCTCATTCTCCTTTAGAAATCACAATATCCGTCTCTGGCGTTTCTTATCAGACGCTATAAatctgctgcagagctggatgGCAAACTGCTGGGGCTGGAACAGATTTCATAATGTGTGATTTCCAGCCAATATCCGGTTTCTGTCATTCATTTGGTCCATTCTGTCTAATTGCAGTATGGGCCTTTTTCAAACATACTTACACTCGTTAAAACATCAAACTGTTGTGTTAGCTCTTGCTGCTGAGTATGTAAAAGGCATCATTTAGTATGTTACCATGCAACAGCAATGTACctgacccaaaaaaaaaaacaacccaaagaaaaaaacaagcttgtTGCTGATGAAATACCCAAGTCATGTTTCAAGTCTCAACAggtatattcttttttttattctgtatgaacatgaaaacaagaaattctgAGACTCTGCTGTTGAAACAGTACAAACAGCAGGAATATGAATTGCAGTGAACAGACCACAGCACGAAAAAAAGTCCATGTAATGAAAATTTCACTATTGCTAAAATATGTGCTTTAATATGGAACATACACAAGTTGTTTGTGTGAAATTGTTTTGACCTATAATTttgttttgaacagatttttatcattttcatcCTGATACGAagtttcttcatttaaaaataatttttattagatattttagtttgtttttttaaccatgaAGTGCTACCTATGTGGACTTTATCCATACACTGATGCTTAAAAACGTACGTTGTACGTACGGCACAGGATGTACAGTACATAAAAATCCAAATGCCTCATTTAGTCTTTATTTACAACAATATACTGCTTGTAAAAGAGGTTTATACATTAATGTGCTTGCTCTGTAAATTTACTGTGTCTCCTGACACCCAACCTTGGGTGaagtaaaaagtaaaagcacaaaaattaaCTGACAATGCTCGTAGAAAACCACCTTTAATATTGTGCTCTTTAGTAAACAGCTCCTCTGAATGAAAGCTGTCTTGACTCGGACATTAACTCTTCCAGCTGGTCTGCCAACTACTGAGCACAAACTGACCCCAGCGCCGCCCAGTTCGAACAGCTGGCACCTCCAACAGATCTCAGTGCTTCACTTCTCCAGGttttatacactatattgccaaaagtattcgctcacccatccaaataatcagaatcaggtgttccatcacttccatggccacaggtgtataaaatcaagcacctaggcatgcagactgctt
Encoded proteins:
- the LOC111563719 gene encoding bromodomain-containing protein 3-like translates to MSADTDPPQLVNPPQLMNPPPPEVTNPSKPGRRTNQLKYIQNVVIKSMWKHHYAWPFYQPVDAVSLGLPDYHKIITCPMDMGTIKKRLENNYYWSASECMQDFNTMFTNCYIYNKPTDDIVLMALALEKIFLQKVASMPPREVEILPHVAKGKTKKSCNPESKRRRESAGTSVTPSKSDLEEESPQQGTAQGGPSEQLKYCNDVLKEMLSKKHTAYAWPFYKPVDVRALELHDYHDIIKYPMDLSTVKKKLNGGEYQDAQAFAADVRLIFSNCYKYNPSDHCIVSMARKLQGVFEQSFAKMPDESVESMSAKSSGLSGSDSSSLEKSQLAEEPATQHYILEQQLKTVPQQLEAPVRKPKKKKDKYEKVNSMKNSSSRRSLEGSHTWDSGVECLPMTYDEKHQLSLDINRLPGMKLARVVHIIQTREPSMGNASPDEIEIDFEILKPSTLRELEQYVKSCLYKRFKKFQKKSRQTASHHTDSSSSSDSATSSSTDSSSEE